From a single Campylobacter concisus genomic region:
- the thiF gene encoding sulfur carrier protein ThiS adenylyltransferase ThiF, with product MIEIVLNGAKFKVPVKSLGELKELALGNKESEIYKFLEKFNATKPDIFIVDGFAIKEDSELKDGSNVVFIRRGMMPEREVLRAMIASRNSPELNLALSKAVIGVAGLGGLGSNIALSLARVGVKKLVLADFDVVEPSNLNRQQYFVRHIGLKKTQALKELINDVNPFVEVETHDIFLDEKNVASVFGECEILCEAFDNVAGKAMILNEAGASLKDKKIIGASGMAGYFSSNLIKTIKFAKNVYLCGDLTNEAKIGQGLMAPRVAVCANHEANLAIRLLMGLEA from the coding sequence ATGATAGAGATAGTTTTAAATGGCGCAAAATTTAAGGTGCCAGTAAAAAGCCTTGGCGAGCTAAAAGAGCTTGCGCTTGGCAATAAAGAGAGTGAAATTTATAAATTTTTAGAGAAATTTAACGCGACAAAGCCAGACATTTTTATCGTTGATGGCTTTGCTATAAAAGAAGATAGCGAGCTAAAAGATGGCTCAAACGTCGTATTTATAAGGCGTGGCATGATGCCTGAGCGTGAAGTTTTACGCGCGATGATCGCCTCACGAAACAGCCCTGAGCTAAATTTAGCCTTAAGCAAGGCAGTGATCGGCGTAGCTGGACTTGGCGGTCTTGGCTCAAATATCGCACTAAGCCTAGCTAGAGTTGGCGTAAAAAAGCTAGTGCTTGCCGACTTTGACGTCGTGGAGCCAAGCAACCTAAACCGCCAGCAGTATTTCGTCCGCCACATCGGCTTGAAAAAGACGCAGGCGCTTAAAGAGCTGATAAATGACGTCAATCCCTTTGTCGAGGTCGAAACTCACGATATATTTTTAGATGAAAAAAACGTGGCTAGCGTCTTTGGCGAGTGCGAAATTTTATGCGAAGCCTTTGACAATGTCGCTGGCAAGGCGATGATACTAAACGAAGCTGGGGCAAGTTTAAAAGATAAAAAGATCATCGGCGCCTCTGGCATGGCAGGATACTTTAGCTCAAATCTCATAAAAACCATAAAATTTGCCAAAAATGTCTATCTTTGCGGCGACCTCACAAACGAGGCAAAGATCGGTCAAGGGCTAATGGCGCCGCGCGTCGCAGTCTGCGCAAATCACGAGGCAAATTTAGCTATTAGACTGCTTATGGGCTTGGAGGCGTAA
- the hisS gene encoding histidine--tRNA ligase, with amino-acid sequence MITALRGMKDMLPARAKLYAQIIKTCEEVAENYGYEQILTPHLEETALFKRSVGESSDIVGKEMYQFEDKGGNDVCLRPEGTAGVVRAFIEAKLDRANVTKRCFYHGSMFRYERPQKGRLREFHQFGCECFGEGSVYEDASIILMVSEIFNRLNIKTTLKINSLGDESSMKSYKEKLVKFLDENDDRICEDCKRRKLLNPIRVLDCKVESCQEIYKNAPVITDSLSDGAQADFEKLQEILTANGVKFEIDTKLVRGLDYYCKTAFEFISNEIGSQSAVAGGGRYDRLVEYLGGRASYGVGFAMGVERIMEILGEAQDERDGVYLCALDTANVDFIYNLGSKLRKKYQVEISYEAKKLQKHLQNADNKNAKIFLCVGENEMKENKIWYKNLETKDEKTINLDELEKELG; translated from the coding sequence ATGATAACGGCACTTCGTGGCATGAAAGATATGCTTCCAGCTCGCGCAAAACTTTATGCACAGATAATAAAAACCTGCGAGGAAGTCGCAGAAAACTACGGATATGAGCAAATTTTGACCCCGCACCTCGAGGAGACGGCGCTTTTTAAAAGAAGTGTTGGCGAGAGCAGTGACATCGTGGGCAAAGAGATGTATCAGTTTGAAGACAAGGGCGGCAACGACGTTTGTTTGCGTCCTGAAGGCACGGCTGGAGTGGTTAGAGCCTTTATCGAGGCGAAACTCGACAGGGCAAATGTGACAAAACGCTGCTTTTATCACGGCTCGATGTTTCGTTATGAGCGCCCACAAAAAGGCCGCTTGAGAGAGTTTCACCAGTTTGGCTGTGAGTGCTTTGGCGAGGGCAGCGTCTATGAGGATGCGAGCATTATCTTGATGGTGAGCGAAATTTTTAACAGACTAAACATAAAAACAACCCTAAAAATAAACTCCCTTGGCGACGAGAGCTCGATGAAGTCTTACAAAGAAAAGCTCGTTAAATTTTTAGATGAAAATGACGACAGAATTTGCGAGGACTGTAAAAGACGCAAGCTTTTAAATCCTATCCGCGTGCTTGACTGCAAGGTTGAGAGCTGCCAAGAAATTTATAAAAATGCCCCAGTTATCACTGATAGCTTAAGCGATGGGGCGCAGGCTGACTTTGAAAAACTGCAAGAAATTTTAACGGCAAATGGCGTTAAATTTGAGATAGACACTAAGCTTGTTCGTGGGCTAGACTACTACTGCAAGACGGCGTTTGAGTTTATTAGCAATGAGATCGGCTCACAAAGTGCAGTCGCAGGTGGCGGCAGATACGACAGGCTCGTAGAGTACCTTGGCGGTAGAGCAAGTTACGGCGTTGGCTTTGCGATGGGTGTTGAGAGGATAATGGAAATTTTAGGTGAAGCCCAGGATGAGCGAGACGGAGTTTATCTTTGTGCGCTTGATACGGCAAATGTTGATTTTATCTATAATCTTGGCTCAAAGCTTCGCAAAAAATATCAGGTTGAAATTTCTTATGAAGCCAAAAAACTTCAAAAACATCTACAAAATGCCGACAATAAAAATGCAAAAATTTTCCTTTGCGTGGGCGAAAATGAGATGAAAGAGAATAAAATTTGGTATAAAAATTTAGAAACCAAAGATGAAAAAACGATAAATTTAGATGAGCTTGAAAAGGAGCTGGGATGA
- the thiH gene encoding 2-iminoacetate synthase ThiH, whose protein sequence is MKFTRTDHMQLLPHMQDVGSDIMDEILKERTSYKPEIYTEADVKAALNAKHCSLENLKALLSPAAAPFLEQIAQLAQAKTRANFGSNITLFTPLYIANYCDNLCVYCGFNAKNNIKRAKLSNEEITRELREISKSGLEEILILTGESETNSSVAYIANACALAKKFFKVVGVEIYPLNSDGYALLHKSGVDYVTVFQETYNPTKYEKIHLGGNKRIFPYRLNAQERALLGGMRGVGFAALLGIDDFRLDAFATALHASLVQKKYPHAEIAFSCPRLRPIINNNRINPRDVGERELLQVICAYRIFMPTASITISTREKAKFRDNAVKIATNKISAGVKVSIGAHGEEKKGDEQFEISDDRSVDEIKAMIKANGLDPLMSEYVYV, encoded by the coding sequence ATGAAATTTACAAGAACCGACCACATGCAGCTGCTACCACACATGCAGGATGTTGGCAGCGACATTATGGATGAGATTTTAAAAGAGCGCACTAGCTACAAGCCTGAAATTTACACCGAAGCAGATGTAAAGGCAGCTCTTAATGCAAAGCACTGCTCGCTTGAAAATTTAAAAGCCCTACTCTCGCCTGCTGCAGCGCCATTTTTAGAGCAAATAGCCCAGCTCGCCCAGGCAAAAACAAGGGCAAATTTTGGCTCAAACATCACGCTTTTTACCCCGCTTTACATAGCAAACTACTGCGACAATCTCTGCGTTTATTGCGGTTTTAACGCTAAAAATAATATAAAAAGGGCAAAGCTAAGCAATGAGGAGATCACAAGAGAGCTAAGAGAAATTTCAAAGAGTGGCTTAGAAGAAATTTTGATCCTAACTGGCGAGAGCGAGACAAACTCAAGTGTCGCTTACATCGCAAATGCCTGCGCTTTGGCAAAGAAATTTTTTAAAGTCGTTGGGGTTGAAATTTACCCATTAAACTCAGATGGCTACGCCCTGCTTCATAAAAGTGGTGTAGACTACGTGACCGTCTTTCAAGAGACTTATAATCCCACAAAATACGAAAAAATCCACCTTGGCGGCAACAAAAGAATTTTCCCATACCGCTTAAATGCGCAAGAGCGAGCACTTCTTGGAGGCATGAGAGGGGTTGGCTTTGCCGCACTTCTTGGCATAGATGACTTTAGGCTTGATGCCTTTGCTACGGCACTTCACGCAAGCTTAGTTCAGAAAAAGTATCCGCACGCTGAGATCGCATTTTCATGCCCAAGACTTCGCCCTATCATAAATAATAACCGCATAAATCCACGCGACGTGGGGGAGCGCGAGCTTTTGCAAGTGATCTGCGCATATAGAATTTTCATGCCAACAGCTAGTATAACGATCTCAACCAGAGAAAAAGCGAAATTTCGTGATAACGCCGTAAAGATCGCAACAAACAAGATAAGCGCTGGCGTAAAAGTGAGTATCGGCGCTCACGGAGAAGAGAAAAAGGGCGACGAGCAGTTTGAAATAAGCGACGATAGAAGCGTAGATGAGATCAAGGCTATGATAAAAGCAAACGGCCTAGATCCCTTGATGAGCGAGTATGTATATGTTTAA
- the thiS gene encoding sulfur carrier protein ThiS produces MIKFRVNGKIFELENDINVYDFLAQNGYKIKFIALERDGEILPKKLWRKSFMSEGKAYEIVTLVGGG; encoded by the coding sequence ATGATCAAATTTAGAGTAAATGGCAAAATTTTCGAGCTTGAAAACGATATAAATGTTTATGATTTTTTAGCTCAAAATGGCTATAAGATTAAATTTATAGCCCTTGAGCGAGACGGAGAAATTTTGCCAAAAAAGCTTTGGCGTAAGAGCTTTATGAGCGAGGGCAAAGCTTATGAGATCGTCACTTTAGTTGGCGGTGGATGA
- the speA gene encoding biosynthetic arginine decarboxylase: MNDFGLSIWGNSNFVIEDGKVCINAASKPAIIDIVKEIRDDGYRGPLLLRFPHLIQKQIEQIHASFAKAKKEFAYKGSFNAVFPLKVNQYPGFVKNLVRLGKPYNYGLEAGSKAELLLTMAYNNEKAPITVNGFKDKEMINIGFIAAEMGHNITLTIEGLNELEAIIAIAKERFKPKPKIGLRVRLHSTGSGLWAKSGGIHSKFGLTSTELIEAVKMLKKANLLENFTMIHFHIGSQISEIHPLKKALIEAGNIYAELRKMGASNLKAINLGGGLAIEYSQFKEESSRNYTLNEYANDVVYMLKTISEQKKEIEPDIFIESGRYIAASHALLVAPVLELFSQEYTEEKLNLKKNNPNLITELVDLYKSIKPSNALEYLHDAIHHTESVLTLFDLGYVDLQDRSNAEVLLRLISKKAVVMLGNKSNSSDLAKIQKEVQERYLLNFSIFQSLPDFWGLKQNFPIMPLDRLDERPTLPASIWDITCDSDGEISYDDEKNPLLLHDVDVEKEDYFLGFFLVGAYQEVIGMKHNLFTHPTEATIELSNDGYKITNLLESQSILDIMEDMDYDIYEIQDTLNERLVKSTLINETQKKQILGELYLFLNDNSYLKTIN; this comes from the coding sequence ATGAATGATTTTGGACTTAGTATTTGGGGCAATTCAAATTTTGTTATAGAAGATGGCAAAGTCTGTATAAATGCAGCCAGCAAACCAGCGATCATTGACATCGTAAAAGAGATAAGAGACGATGGATATAGAGGGCCACTACTGCTTCGTTTTCCGCACCTTATCCAAAAGCAGATCGAGCAGATCCACGCAAGCTTTGCAAAAGCAAAGAAAGAATTTGCCTACAAAGGCAGCTTTAATGCCGTTTTTCCACTTAAGGTCAATCAATATCCTGGCTTTGTAAAAAATTTAGTCCGCCTTGGCAAACCCTACAACTACGGCCTTGAAGCTGGCAGTAAGGCTGAGTTACTTTTAACTATGGCTTACAATAACGAAAAAGCTCCCATAACCGTAAATGGTTTTAAAGATAAAGAGATGATAAATATAGGCTTTATCGCCGCTGAAATGGGGCACAACATCACACTAACGATTGAAGGCTTAAACGAGCTTGAAGCGATAATCGCCATCGCAAAAGAGCGCTTCAAACCAAAACCAAAGATCGGACTTAGAGTAAGACTACACTCGACAGGATCGGGGCTTTGGGCTAAAAGTGGTGGCATACACTCTAAATTTGGCCTAACATCAACCGAGCTAATAGAAGCTGTAAAGATGCTAAAAAAGGCAAATTTACTTGAAAACTTCACAATGATACACTTTCACATCGGCTCTCAAATAAGCGAGATCCACCCGCTCAAAAAAGCACTCATCGAAGCTGGTAATATCTACGCTGAGCTTAGAAAAATGGGCGCTTCAAATTTAAAAGCGATAAATTTAGGCGGTGGCCTTGCGATCGAGTACTCGCAGTTTAAAGAAGAGAGCAGCAGAAACTATACATTAAACGAATATGCAAACGACGTTGTTTATATGCTTAAAACCATAAGTGAGCAAAAAAAGGAGATCGAGCCAGATATATTTATAGAGTCAGGTCGCTACATCGCCGCTTCTCATGCACTTTTAGTCGCCCCTGTGCTTGAGCTATTTTCTCAAGAATATACCGAAGAGAAGCTAAATTTAAAGAAAAATAATCCAAATTTGATAACCGAGCTAGTCGATCTTTATAAATCAATCAAGCCTTCAAACGCCCTAGAATACCTACACGACGCCATCCATCACACAGAAAGCGTTTTAACACTCTTTGATCTAGGCTATGTTGATCTTCAAGATAGATCAAACGCCGAGGTGCTTTTAAGGCTAATTAGCAAAAAAGCTGTCGTGATGCTTGGTAACAAGAGCAACTCAAGCGATCTGGCCAAAATTCAAAAAGAGGTCCAAGAGAGATACTTACTAAATTTCTCGATCTTTCAAAGCTTGCCAGACTTTTGGGGGCTAAAGCAAAATTTTCCTATCATGCCGCTTGACAGGCTCGATGAGCGCCCTACCCTGCCGGCTTCGATCTGGGATATCACCTGCGATAGCGACGGCGAGATCAGCTATGATGACGAGAAAAACCCGCTGCTTTTGCACGACGTGGACGTGGAGAAGGAGGATTATTTCTTGGGATTTTTCCTAGTTGGCGCATATCAAGAGGTGATCGGCATGAAACACAACCTCTTTACCCATCCGACAGAGGCCACGATAGAGCTTTCAAATGATGGCTACAAGATCACAAATTTACTAGAGAGCCAGTCGATCCTTGATATCATGGAGGATATGGACTATGATATCTACGAGATCCAAGATACTCTAAACGAGCGCTTAGTGAAATCAACTCTGATAAACGAAACACAAAAGAAGCAAATTTTGGGCGAACTTTATCTATTTTTAAATGACAATAGCTACTTAAAGACAATCAACTAA
- a CDS encoding UbiX family flavin prenyltransferase, whose amino-acid sequence MKKIVFAATGASGAGLFLKLVKAAKDSCEAHVIVSKNALKVLKAEENLKLNLDDLGVKIYDDLDLGAGPASGSFGTDAMIIAPCSTNTLAKVANGISDTLITRAASVALKERQRLVLGVREMPFSAIALSQMQFLSSLGTIIAPPVLGYYAGIKSLLDMENFVIGKWLDALKIENNLYKRWQI is encoded by the coding sequence CTCTTTTTAAAGCTTGTCAAGGCTGCCAAAGATAGTTGCGAGGCGCATGTCATAGTTAGTAAAAATGCCTTAAAAGTCTTGAAGGCTGAAGAAAATTTGAAGCTAAATTTAGATGATCTTGGCGTAAAAATTTATGATGATTTGGATCTTGGCGCAGGCCCAGCGTCAGGCTCATTTGGGACGGATGCTATGATCATAGCGCCCTGCTCTACCAACACGCTAGCAAAAGTTGCAAACGGCATAAGTGACACGCTCATCACAAGAGCTGCAAGTGTCGCACTAAAGGAGAGACAAAGGCTAGTTTTGGGTGTTAGAGAGATGCCATTTTCTGCGATCGCACTTTCACAGATGCAGTTTCTCTCATCTCTTGGAACTATCATCGCTCCGCCAGTTTTGGGCTACTACGCAGGTATAAAGAGCCTTCTTGATATGGAAAATTTCGTCATCGGCAAGTGGCTTGATGCTTTAAAAATCGAAAATAATCTTTATAAAAGGTGGCAAATTTGA
- a CDS encoding pyridoxal phosphate-dependent aminotransferase, whose protein sequence is MQLANRMQTLSESITIAISTKAKEMKAAGIDVISLSAGEPDFMTPKKIRETVKNALDNDSKSGKYTPVPGLPEVIDAIRAKLKRDNGLDYKANQIVTNIGAKHSLFNVFQALINPGDEVIIPSPYWVSYPEIVKFCGGVPVFIEADESTNFKITAEQLKKAITPKTKVFSLNHPTNPTGAVYTKEEIATFGEVLKGTDIIITSDEIYEKVIYGKKFHAVASVSEDLFKRTVTINGLSKCGAMPGWRFGYIASSMDWLIAGIKKLQSQSTSNISSIVQIGAIPSLLGETDEDIENMRKEYERRRDVAVEMINAIPGLSVVKPDGAFYLFVKCKEVDGNSLRFCQKMLEEANVATVPGVGFGMEGYFRISFATDIESIKKAIERIANFVKSYKI, encoded by the coding sequence ATGCAACTAGCAAACAGAATGCAAACATTAAGCGAATCAATCACAATCGCGATCAGCACAAAGGCCAAAGAGATGAAGGCTGCTGGCATCGACGTGATCTCGCTTTCAGCTGGTGAGCCTGACTTTATGACTCCAAAAAAGATAAGAGAAACTGTAAAAAACGCACTTGATAACGATAGCAAAAGTGGCAAATACACGCCAGTACCAGGTTTGCCTGAAGTCATTGATGCCATTAGAGCAAAGCTAAAAAGAGATAACGGACTTGACTATAAAGCAAATCAAATCGTCACAAACATCGGCGCAAAGCACTCGCTTTTTAATGTATTTCAAGCACTTATCAACCCAGGCGACGAGGTCATCATCCCCTCTCCATATTGGGTAAGCTACCCTGAAATAGTTAAATTTTGTGGCGGTGTGCCTGTATTTATCGAGGCGGACGAGAGCACAAATTTTAAAATCACAGCCGAGCAGCTAAAAAAAGCGATCACACCAAAAACAAAAGTTTTTTCGCTAAATCACCCGACAAACCCAACTGGAGCTGTATATACAAAAGAGGAGATCGCGACATTTGGCGAGGTTTTAAAGGGCACCGACATCATCATCACAAGTGATGAAATTTATGAAAAAGTGATCTACGGCAAGAAATTTCACGCAGTTGCCTCCGTAAGCGAGGATCTTTTTAAAAGAACAGTCACGATAAATGGGCTAAGCAAGTGTGGCGCGATGCCTGGCTGGAGATTTGGCTACATAGCAAGCTCGATGGACTGGCTAATTGCTGGCATCAAAAAGCTTCAAAGCCAAAGCACAAGCAACATCAGTTCGATCGTACAAATAGGCGCTATCCCGTCACTTCTAGGCGAAACTGATGAAGACATCGAAAACATGAGAAAAGAGTACGAAAGAAGACGCGACGTGGCAGTTGAAATGATAAATGCTATCCCTGGGCTAAGCGTAGTTAAGCCTGATGGTGCGTTTTATCTATTTGTAAAATGTAAAGAAGTAGACGGCAACTCGCTTAGATTTTGCCAAAAAATGCTTGAAGAGGCGAACGTAGCGACGGTGCCAGGTGTAGGCTTTGGTATGGAGGGATATTTTAGAATTTCTTTTGCAACCGACATCGAGAGCATAAAAAAAGCGATCGAGAGGATCGCAAATTTTGTAAAAAGCTACAAAATTTAA
- the tmk gene encoding dTMP kinase: protein MYVLFEGIDGVGKSTQIEILTSKFSDAIVTKEPGGTQLGENLREILLSSSIKIGKRTEILLFLADRAEHFEKLVAPNLGKLILSDRGFISGIAYALANDENLDESVLLELNKFALNDKFADKIIFFEASAELINARLKNRGTSDKIEARGLEYLLKVQSLMKQILIKNGFETLFIDASKSIELISKEIENFINFK, encoded by the coding sequence ATGTATGTTTTATTTGAAGGCATTGACGGCGTTGGCAAGAGCACGCAGATAGAAATTTTAACTTCTAAATTTAGTGATGCCATCGTCACAAAAGAGCCAGGCGGCACGCAGCTTGGTGAAAATTTACGAGAAATTTTACTAAGCTCGAGCATAAAAATCGGCAAAAGGACTGAAATTTTACTCTTTTTGGCTGACAGAGCTGAGCATTTTGAAAAGTTAGTCGCTCCAAATTTAGGTAAGCTCATTTTAAGCGATAGAGGCTTTATCTCAGGCATCGCCTACGCTTTAGCAAATGATGAAAACTTAGATGAAAGCGTGCTTTTAGAGCTTAATAAATTTGCACTAAATGATAAATTTGCAGACAAGATCATCTTTTTTGAAGCAAGTGCTGAACTAATAAATGCACGGCTAAAAAATAGAGGCACAAGCGATAAGATCGAGGCTCGCGGTCTAGAGTATCTTTTAAAAGTGCAAAGCCTGATGAAACAAATTCTTATCAAAAATGGCTTTGAAACGCTTTTTATAGACGCATCTAAAAGCATAGAGCTAATTTCAAAAGAGATAGAAAATTTTATAAATTTTAAGTAA
- a CDS encoding nitrogen fixation protein NifR gives MGLTDSLNLKATAFANRWRFVIKIWLVFSFLSYALAYYLGLEVFGFISAISIFGCVCLLAFSSLLWFIASLVFLQPLVFLLLEKFDESITVYALACSIWLLGWITLSLVVDDKFARPGNDILLKITRIVLVGEFALLYFFNYNSSLGIETLIKSNLTKSLLLVLNSYMLPSLVTLLIFDIKTYIASKNE, from the coding sequence ATGGGTTTGACAGATAGCCTAAATTTAAAAGCCACTGCCTTTGCAAATAGGTGGCGATTTGTTATTAAAATTTGGCTTGTTTTTTCTTTTTTATCCTATGCGCTGGCCTACTATCTTGGGTTAGAGGTTTTTGGCTTTATCTCTGCCATTTCTATCTTTGGCTGTGTTTGCCTGCTAGCCTTTAGCTCACTTCTTTGGTTTATCGCTAGCCTTGTATTTTTGCAACCTTTGGTATTTTTACTACTTGAAAAATTTGATGAAAGCATTACTGTTTATGCTTTAGCCTGCTCAATTTGGCTGCTTGGCTGGATCACTTTGTCGCTTGTGGTCGATGATAAATTTGCAAGACCGGGAAATGACATCTTGCTAAAGATCACTCGTATAGTTCTTGTTGGCGAGTTTGCCTTGCTATATTTTTTTAACTACAACAGCAGCCTTGGCATAGAGACTTTAATAAAGTCAAATTTGACAAAGTCGCTGCTTTTAGTGCTAAACTCCTATATGCTGCCATCGCTTGTGACGCTACTTATATTTGATATAAAAACATATATCGCTAGCAAAAATGAGTAA
- a CDS encoding thiamine phosphate synthase, whose translation MFKILCVADFENYEGDDFLKRIQLLCKAGVDEILLRAKGLNEAQFYDLARVVAQICENYRKRFIINQFFDVACKLKSDFWLTSAQLDFFKNHSIFLDEFRKTAKIYAPAHDLEQAKISATIADVFVASHIFATSCKTGLEPKGLNFISELKSFGKEIYALGGLDSGNYKEAIKAGANGICFMSLAMNSDMELIKKIVKSKNG comes from the coding sequence ATGTTTAAAATTCTCTGCGTGGCCGACTTTGAAAACTATGAGGGCGATGACTTTTTAAAGAGGATACAGCTACTTTGCAAGGCTGGCGTGGATGAAATTTTACTTCGTGCAAAGGGGCTAAACGAGGCTCAATTTTATGATCTTGCTAGAGTTGTGGCTCAAATTTGTGAAAACTACCGCAAAAGATTTATCATAAATCAATTTTTTGACGTAGCCTGCAAGCTAAAGAGCGACTTTTGGCTCACTTCGGCACAGCTTGATTTTTTTAAAAATCACAGCATTTTTTTGGATGAATTTAGAAAAACAGCTAAAATTTACGCCCCAGCTCACGACCTAGAGCAGGCTAAAATTTCAGCCACAATTGCCGACGTATTCGTAGCTTCTCATATATTTGCTACCTCTTGCAAGACGGGCTTAGAGCCAAAAGGGCTAAATTTCATAAGCGAACTAAAAAGCTTTGGCAAAGAAATTTACGCACTTGGCGGACTAGACAGTGGGAACTACAAAGAGGCCATAAAAGCTGGCGCAAACGGCATTTGCTTCATGAGTTTAGCGATGAACAGCGATATGGAGCTTATAAAAAAGATAGTAAAGAGCAAAAACGGCTAA
- the coaD gene encoding pantetheine-phosphate adenylyltransferase, with amino-acid sequence MKKSCIYPGTFDPITNGHLDVIIRATKIFDKVIVAVAKSDSKQPMFAHEKRIEMAKEAVCELKNVSVLGFDNLLVDFAKSHGINTVIRGLRAVSDFEYELQIGYANAALWDEFETVYLMPSLNNAFISSSIVRSVLRHDGDVSNLVPVKILKNLKA; translated from the coding sequence TTGAAAAAATCTTGCATCTATCCAGGGACCTTTGATCCGATCACAAACGGCCATTTGGACGTTATCATAAGAGCTACAAAAATTTTTGACAAGGTAATCGTCGCAGTCGCAAAAAGTGACAGCAAACAGCCGATGTTCGCACATGAAAAGCGCATAGAGATGGCAAAAGAGGCAGTTTGCGAGCTAAAAAACGTAAGCGTTCTTGGCTTTGATAACTTACTCGTTGATTTTGCTAAATCACACGGCATAAACACCGTCATCAGAGGTCTTCGCGCGGTTAGTGACTTCGAGTATGAGCTACAAATAGGCTACGCAAACGCTGCACTTTGGGACGAATTTGAGACGGTTTATCTTATGCCAAGCTTAAATAACGCCTTTATTTCAAGCTCGATCGTCCGCTCAGTCTTGCGCCACGACGGCGATGTAAGCAATCTAGTGCCAGTAAAAATTCTAAAAAATTTAAAGGCGTAA
- a CDS encoding thiazole synthase — protein MQNDSLILGGKEFQSRFILGSGKYSHELIDSAINEAGAQILTLALRRINESKERNILDFIPKGVTLLPNTSGARNAKEAVRIAQLARELGCGELVKIEIITDSKFLFPDNAETIKACEALANDGFVPMPYMFPDLNAARAMLSAGASCIMPLAAPIGSNQGLVFKDIIEILINELDTQIIVDAGIGRPSQACEAMEMGAAAIMANTAIASSKNIPLMAKAFKEAIIAGRNAYLAGLGAKSKSANASSPLTGFLD, from the coding sequence GTGCAAAATGATAGTTTGATCCTTGGCGGCAAGGAGTTTCAAAGCCGCTTTATCCTTGGCTCTGGCAAGTATTCACACGAGCTCATCGACTCAGCCATAAACGAGGCTGGCGCGCAAATTTTAACCCTTGCTCTTAGGCGCATAAACGAAAGCAAAGAGCGAAATATACTTGACTTTATCCCAAAAGGCGTGACGCTTTTGCCAAACACAAGTGGCGCTAGAAATGCCAAAGAGGCCGTTCGTATCGCCCAGCTCGCACGTGAGCTTGGTTGTGGGGAGCTTGTTAAGATAGAGATCATAACTGACTCTAAATTTCTCTTTCCTGACAACGCTGAAACCATAAAAGCGTGCGAAGCCTTGGCAAATGACGGCTTTGTGCCAATGCCTTATATGTTTCCAGATCTAAATGCTGCAAGAGCGATGCTAAGCGCAGGAGCTAGCTGCATAATGCCTCTAGCTGCGCCCATTGGCTCAAACCAAGGGCTAGTTTTTAAAGATATTATTGAGATTTTGATAAATGAGCTTGATACGCAGATCATAGTTGATGCAGGCATCGGCAGGCCTTCACAAGCGTGCGAAGCAATGGAGATGGGAGCAGCTGCTATCATGGCAAACACAGCCATCGCCTCATCTAAAAATATCCCACTCATGGCAAAAGCCTTCAAAGAGGCTATCATCGCTGGTCGCAATGCCTACCTAGCAGGCCTTGGCGCAAAGAGCAAAAGCGCAAACGCCTCATCTCCGCTCACTGGATTTTTAGACTGA